From Nicotiana tabacum cultivar K326 chromosome 22, ASM71507v2, whole genome shotgun sequence, one genomic window encodes:
- the LOC107768520 gene encoding uncharacterized protein LOC107768520, protein MAKSQNSRPAGALLSDTEKNSQVNAVTLRNGRKLVEVPKKKKEQSRLEEERVPKPIEVDGRNRTESEQKSERVTPPFPQRLRKKNDDHMFHKFLDILKQIHLNIPLIDMLCDVPKYAKYIKDIVTNKMRLIEFETIALTKECTSRIQHKLPQKLKDPSSFTITVRIGEFNVGRALCSLGASINLMPLSVFKQLGLGAPRPTTMLLQLVDRSYVYPEGLIEDVLLQIGKFIYPADFIILDYVADELVPIILGRPLLETGDAIIKVREGRKALKGCEGPQTCHLLDDV, encoded by the exons ATGGCTAAAAGTCAGAATAGTAGACCTGCTGGAGCTCTTCTAAGTGATACAGAAAAAAATTCACAAGTCAATGCAGTAACGTTGAGAAATGGGAGAAAGTTGGTAGAAGTGcctaagaagaaaaaagagcaatCTAGGCTCGAAGAAGAAAGAGTGCCAAAACCTATAGAGGTAGATGGGAGAAACAGAACAGAGTCTGAGCAAAAATCAGAGAGGGTGACACCCCCTTTTCCTCAAAgattgagaaagaagaatgatgaCCACATGTTTCACAAATTCCTAGATATACTGAAGCAGATACATTTGAACATCCCTTTGATAGACATGCTCTGTGATGTCccaaaatatgcaaaatatattaaggacatagtgacAAATAAAATGAGGTTAATCGAGTTTGAGACCATAGCACTTACTAAGGAGTGCACTTCCAGGATTCAACATAAGCttccacaaaagcttaaggatccgaGTAGTTTTACCATCACCGTGAGGATTGGTGAATTTAATGTGGGTAGAGCCTTGTGTAGTTTGGGTGCAAGTATAAATCTGATGCCGTTGTCAGTGTTCAAACAATTGGGCTTAGGAGCTCCGAGACCCACCACAATGTTGCTACAGTTAGTTGATAGATCTTATGTTTATCCCGAAGGGTTAATTGAGGACGTCTTGCTGCAAATTGGGAAGTTTATTTATCCTGCAGATTTTATCATCCTAGATTACGTGGCTGATGAGTTGGTTCCTATCATCTTGGGACGACCTCTTTTGGAAACTGGAGATGCAATTATCAAAGTCCGAGAAG gaagaaaagctctTAAGGGTTGTGAGGGACCACAAACATGTCATTTGTTGGATGATGTCTGA